One Spinacia oleracea cultivar Varoflay chromosome 4, BTI_SOV_V1, whole genome shotgun sequence DNA segment encodes these proteins:
- the LOC110797883 gene encoding calcium/calmodulin-regulated receptor-like kinase 1 isoform X2, with product MLDSSTTLKKMTDLSSGLILGISIGVVIGIFLAILALYCVRYQRKRAQIDNSSSRRSATIPIRANGIDTCTELSDSTLGAESPRRYRKSVSGMSLWLDGFKKSNVVSASGILEFAYRDLQKATQNFTTLVGQGAFGPVYRAQMSTGETVAVKVLATDSKQGEREFETEVKLLGRLHHRNLLNLVGYCTEKGKNMLIYAYMSNGNLASHLYNEKMEPLSWERRVHTALDVARGLEYLHDGAVPPVIHRDIKSSNILLDHSMKARVADFGLSKEEVLDGQACNLKGTFGYLDPEYISTRTFTKKSDVYSYGVLLFELIAARNPLQGLMEYVELREVLGGKKSLIHVLMGSLMFWS from the exons ATGTTAGATAGCTCAACAACACTGAAGAAAATGACTGACCTATCATCTGGATTGATACTTGGTATCTCTATTGGAGTAGTGATTGGTATATTTTTGGCAATTCTTGCACTGTATTGTGTTAGATACCAAAGAAAGCGTGCACAGATTGACAATAGCAGTTCAAGGAGATCGGCGACAATTCCTATTCGTGCGAATGGCATTGATACTTGTACAGAGTTATCGGACTCTACCCTTGGTGCGGAGTCTCCAAGGCGGTACAGGAAAAGTGTCAGTGGGATGTCCTTGTGGCTTGATGGCTTTAAGAAGAGTAATGTTGTTTCTGCATCTGGCATACTTGAGTTCGCTTACAG GGATTTGCAAAAAGCAACTCAGAATTTCACAACATTGGTTGGTCAGGGTGCATTTGGACCTGTTTACAGAGCTCAGATGTCAACTGGTGAAACAGTTGCTGTGAAGGTGCTAGCAACCGACTCAAAGCAAGGGGAGAGAGAATTTGAAACAGAG GTTAAGCTGCTAGGAAGGTTGCATCACAGAAACCTCTTGAATTTGGTTGGATATTGTACAGAGAAGGGGAAAAATATGCTTATATACGCCTATATGAGCAATGGAAATCTAGCTTCCCATTTATACA ATGAGAAGATGGAACCATTGAGCTGGGAACGAAGGGTCCATACAGCATTGGATGTCGCAAGAGGCTTGGAGTATCTGCATGATGgg gcagttcctcctGTAATACATCGTGACATTAAATCTTCCAACATTTTGTTGGACCATTCAATGAAAGCTAGG GTAGCCGATTTTGGGCTTTCAAAGGAAGAAGTACTTGATGGCCAGGCTTGCAATTTAAAGGGAACTTTTGGCTATCTTGATCCTGAGTATATATCCACAAGAACATTCACAAAGAAAAGTGATGTCTACAGTTATGGGGTCTTGCTTTTCGAACTCATTGCAGCAAGAAACCCCCTTCAAGGTCTCATGGAATATGTGGAGCTG AGGGAGGTACTGGGTGGGAAGAAATCGTTGATTCACGTCTTGATGGGAAGTTTGATGTTTTGGAGCTAA
- the LOC130459205 gene encoding agamous-like MADS-box protein AGL62, producing the protein MADNNGVMMMSNNNTPRKKTKGKSKIPMELIRDRKSRFVSFSKRKKGLFKKMDMLSSSFSSYIEMAGIVFSPTGKPYSFGYPSTDAVVGRFLGRDGGVNGGGGGDLKNREGGFWWDDVNVDSLNLEQLEALKCSLEEVKNIAFQKAVDILSDGS; encoded by the coding sequence ATGGCCGACAACAACGGAGTTATGATGATGAGCAACAACAATACACCCAGAAAGAAAACGAAGGGAAAATCCAAAATTCCAATGGAGTTAATCCGCGATCGAAAATCCCGTTTTGTGTCATTCTCGAAGAGAAAAAAGGGTTTGTTCAAGAAAATGGATATGCTATCGTCTTCTTTTTCTTCCTACATCGAGATGGCAGGTATTGTGTTCTCTCCTACGGGAAAACCCTATTCATTCGGCTACCCAAGCACAGATGCAGTAGTCGGGCGGTTTCTTGGTCGTGACGGCGGTGTTAATGGAGGCGGTGGTGGTGATCTTAAAAACAGAGAGGGTGGTTTTTGGTGGGATGATGTGAATGTTGATAGTTTGAATTTGGAACAACTCGAGGCACTTAAGTGTTCGCTTGAGGAAGTAAAAAACATTGCTTTTCAGAAAGCAGTTGATATTTTAAGTGATGGGAGTTAA
- the LOC110797883 gene encoding calcium/calmodulin-regulated receptor-like kinase 1 isoform X1: MLDSSTTLKKMTDLSSGLILGISIGVVIGIFLAILALYCVRYQRKRAQIDNSSSRRSATIPIRANGIDTCTELSDSTLGAESPRRYRKSVSGMSLWLDGFKKSNVVSASGILEFAYRDLQKATQNFTTLVGQGAFGPVYRAQMSTGETVAVKVLATDSKQGEREFETEVKLLGRLHHRNLLNLVGYCTEKGKNMLIYAYMSNGNLASHLYNEKMEPLSWERRVHTALDVARGLEYLHDGAVPPVIHRDIKSSNILLDHSMKARVADFGLSKEEVLDGQACNLKGTFGYLDPEYISTRTFTKKSDVYSYGVLLFELIAARNPLQGLMEYVELAAMNTEGGTGWEEIVDSRLDGKFDVLELNEIATLAYKCVNRIPKKRPSMRDIVQVLSRILKSQHSKKPQGRTLSATPEEVAIDVDQVEDPASENGHRREDSISSMDTDL, from the exons ATGTTAGATAGCTCAACAACACTGAAGAAAATGACTGACCTATCATCTGGATTGATACTTGGTATCTCTATTGGAGTAGTGATTGGTATATTTTTGGCAATTCTTGCACTGTATTGTGTTAGATACCAAAGAAAGCGTGCACAGATTGACAATAGCAGTTCAAGGAGATCGGCGACAATTCCTATTCGTGCGAATGGCATTGATACTTGTACAGAGTTATCGGACTCTACCCTTGGTGCGGAGTCTCCAAGGCGGTACAGGAAAAGTGTCAGTGGGATGTCCTTGTGGCTTGATGGCTTTAAGAAGAGTAATGTTGTTTCTGCATCTGGCATACTTGAGTTCGCTTACAG GGATTTGCAAAAAGCAACTCAGAATTTCACAACATTGGTTGGTCAGGGTGCATTTGGACCTGTTTACAGAGCTCAGATGTCAACTGGTGAAACAGTTGCTGTGAAGGTGCTAGCAACCGACTCAAAGCAAGGGGAGAGAGAATTTGAAACAGAG GTTAAGCTGCTAGGAAGGTTGCATCACAGAAACCTCTTGAATTTGGTTGGATATTGTACAGAGAAGGGGAAAAATATGCTTATATACGCCTATATGAGCAATGGAAATCTAGCTTCCCATTTATACA ATGAGAAGATGGAACCATTGAGCTGGGAACGAAGGGTCCATACAGCATTGGATGTCGCAAGAGGCTTGGAGTATCTGCATGATGgg gcagttcctcctGTAATACATCGTGACATTAAATCTTCCAACATTTTGTTGGACCATTCAATGAAAGCTAGG GTAGCCGATTTTGGGCTTTCAAAGGAAGAAGTACTTGATGGCCAGGCTTGCAATTTAAAGGGAACTTTTGGCTATCTTGATCCTGAGTATATATCCACAAGAACATTCACAAAGAAAAGTGATGTCTACAGTTATGGGGTCTTGCTTTTCGAACTCATTGCAGCAAGAAACCCCCTTCAAGGTCTCATGGAATATGTGGAGCTG GCTGCAATGAACACAGAGGGAGGTACTGGGTGGGAAGAAATCGTTGATTCACGTCTTGATGGGAAGTTTGATGTTTTGGAGCTAAATGAGATTGCAACCCTTGCTTACAAATGTGTAAATCGCATCCCTAAAAAGAGGCCGTCTATGAGAGACATCGTTCAAGTATTAtctcggattctaaaatcccaGCATAGTAAGAAACCTCAGGGGAGAACTCTATCCGCCACACCGGAAGAGGTGGCTATTGATGTCGATCAAGTAGAAGACCCAGCTTCAGAGAACGGACACAGGAGAGAAGATTCAATAAGCAGCATGGATACTGATCTTTAA